The sequence AAGAAGGAACGAGACGCAACagcaaaaaagaaatgaaattaaattaaattttttcgaagCGCGTGATCGTCGAGGAACGTGGAAGATAAACGCAGAAACGaagataaagaaaataaaagaaaagaacaaCACTGGCGCGATCgagagaattataataagaaaatcgGAGAACCAGAGCGGTGGAACCGTAGAGAAAATTGGGGATCCATCGGCATaaggaattatatcatagtAAATGCGGCAAGTGTTGGAGAGAGAGATTTAGgtacaataaaaatttgtcAGCGGCAACGAACGGTGTAGTGGATTCCAAACGACGATAAACTGTCAGATACCTCATCCAATTACTTGCTTACACGATGGATTAAAAACAAGATGAAATAGCCCAACCGCGATAACGATTATTATCGTCCACGATATAGCGTGACTCATAAGCGAATGAGAAAAAAAAGCGCAAATGAAAACTTGTAGAGTGTTCCCCCGGCTAACCGTAACAATTGTAAGTAGGCAGTTTGTCACCTTGGTTGTCCGTAGGACCTACTAAAGGCGAATAGACGATCCGTGTATCGATTCAGACCGCTTTCAAACCCATTATCCAGAATCGTTGTACGTGTTTAGCCGATTTTTACAAAGACACATCTACTTACTCCATCTCTTACTAGATGTACTCTACTTGCTcttatctttctctctttctttctctgtctctccatctctctttttctctcttcatctccattctctctctctctgtattatacatatatattagttATTATCTGTAATTATCTTCGAATCATTCCATCTTGTCGCTAACCCAGTTCAAGAGCGAATAATTAGACTTGGATATCAAAATTTATCGTCATTTGGGAGGAGGCTAAATTTGTCTTCGTTTTGATATTTtacaaacatttatttttttcgATTCGTATGCGTTCTCACACACCTCTGTACGTATTACAATCGATACGATTTTACCGGATACGACCTTTTTCTGTAAAACCACACACGTGAAAGCTACAAATAAAGTAATTACAACTCTCTATACGTTACTCCtattaaaatctttttattgtaTGTTTTCGATATAATCGATatgcatataaaatatataagaacATCAAATAACATTAATCAAATTGTAAAAAAAGGTAGCGTGTGATGAAGATGCTTTCTTTGTATTACTGTGCTGTGTGTAGAGTGAGTCATCCAACGGTAAAGCCTATATGCGAGCTGTTATCTCTCGTGCGCCGTAAATGCCTTGGCCGTGTATTAACATCCATATGTTTCAGGATTCGATACAATTATGTATCCGTTGTGCGTTCCATGATCGGAGACAACCTCAAGGTCTACACCGTGCGTATTTCGATCATACGACCACTTCTCGGAGATCCCATTAATTGGTCCTTGGTCCTGTCCTGGTACAGTATTCTTTCTATTCTCCTGAAATATAAACGTCTCCCTTTATTCATTCTACAACATAGTTTCAGGTGAAAACCACACGCTAGAAGAACCTACGCAATACTCTATCATGATAGAAGGAGATCCAGAAACTCGGAAAGAAACGCACCGATGGGTAAAATGTTAAACTTCAGATTCCAGTTGGCGATTCTTGTAAATTTTTGCGCTCTAAGCACCATCAAGAACGATGGTAAGAAAAACCCATTTCAATATTCGCTTCAGGTGCATCAAAATTGATAAGAATCACCTACTGCTTACCAGAAGGCAAAATATAGCTGTTGAACAATACTACGAGGGTGGTTTCGCTCCTAAAACTCGAGTCTCTGTCAACGAAAAGAAGTCCGGGGGAAGGGGGCCTGCGTAACGTAGAACCCTCTTTGTATCACGTTAGCTTGCGCTGGTGACAAAGTTTACCTTGAGATTTTTAAATAACCCCCCGAGTGTTCGGTTGACTGGCAACGAAGGCTGAGAAAACAATTATCTCGCGACTGAAAATTGTGTCGCTCTAATAAGCGTATGGATCATAGAGTGTTCCTCTCGAGGGTTCGCCACTTAAGCACGTTAAATCGGCGTTTGTCAAGACGGTGGCGTTAAACAGTCAGTCCGACAACAAAAGGTGCTGCCGACTCGCTGGTAACGAAGTGAAAGagatttatttattcacttacCGAAACTAAAATGGAAACacttaaagaaataaataaaatccaagGTTGCACGCAATAAAACGTAGGCCCTATTTTGAGAATATATATTTAGGCCGAAACTCTAACTATATATCCCAACTAACTCCCAACTGGGCTGACGAGAAGTGCTATTAGGGTATAACAGTTTTCAAGCCTTGTCGTCCCCTACTATGTAAGATAAGACTCAATTTATAAGAACAACGACAAAGGTGATATAGCAAAAATAATGTTTATTCTTTCTATATTCGAagattgttttatttcaaattttctacaTCAAATTTCATGATTCAACAtcgttttcttcttttaatcgagGTCTATGAGTATTGTTCGTATCATGATAAAACCGTTTGCCTATTGGGTATTGTACGTTCGTTTACTGGTTCGCGACGAGGGTGAATTTTCGATCTGTTGTATATGGTGTACGAGACAGATTCATCTACTGATTGGCATGTCAAAAGGATTCACCTTTCGGATACAACGACTCGCGTACAACGCGAGAACTGTTGCAACGAATACTGATAATCGTCGATTCCTTCCTGTTTACGATCAACCACGCCTCTATCTAGTTCCCTGATCATCGGCATTCACTTCTTGTTGATGAAATCCTCTCCCTTCTGAATGTTCTTCTTGAGTTCTGGAATAGCCTCGTCCAATAGCTTCTTCTCGTAGCTGTTAAGAGTGCCAAGGCCAAGATTCTTTTCAACTCCTCCTTTCTGAAAGCGAATACAAATcgagtatacatacatatgtcctGTGCAAAACTCACGACTTCGGTTTTTCAATGAATTCAATACTTACGCCCAAAACAATAGGCGTCGAGAAGTACTTCGCGGCGGTGACGTCGGACCTAACGTAAGCACACTCGATGACACCCTGTTCTCCGTTCAGCGCTCTCACCAACGACAAACCGAATCGAGCACCCGCGTATGCCATCGATAACGTCGCAGAGCCTGTACCCGCCTTTGCCTTGACAACCTCGGTACCCGCTTCCTGAATTCTGAGGGTGAGTGCTTTCACTTGGTCCTCGGGGAACGAGACCGATGGCTTGCACTGCGAGATAAGTGGGATAATGGTGATACCACTGTGTCCTCCGATAACCGGCACGTTAGTCTTCTGCGGATCAAGACCCTGGAAAACATCATCGATTAGATACCAAAATCTTCATCAATtaaaaccattgaattttatcgcGTAGATGCACATATGTGTCGAACTCACTTTAGCCTCGGCAATAAAGGCGTTTGACCGGACGATATCCAACGTGGTCACGCCGAATACCCTTTTAGGGTCGTAGACACCAGCCTTTTGCAACACTTCGCAGGCAATGGGAACTGTGCTGTTAActggattcgaaataatcgcGATTAGAGCCTTCGGGGATACCTCAGCTATGGCCTGAACAAGATCTCGTACTATAGACGCGTTCGTGTTGAAGAGATCATCTCGGGTCATTCCTGGTTTACGCGGTACACCGGCGGGTATGATGACTACCTATAAGAATGCAGTTGCAAATAAAGATCTtatataattatacatatatatataaagaggGATATATAACGATGTTGAAGCTGCAAagaattcaatagctacacagtAGGGAAGGCTACTATTTGTAACATTGTAGCTTGCGAGTTGGGAAACATACTTGAGCTCCTTTGACAGATTCCTTCAGCTCATTAGGACCGGTATATCCTTTTACTTTGGCCTTTGTGTCCATATGCGAAAGATCGGCAGCGACGCC is a genomic window of Lasioglossum baleicum chromosome 14, iyLasBale1, whole genome shotgun sequence containing:
- the Mdh2 gene encoding malate dehydrogenase 2, with translation MLPRILKPTLSVAQQGAKGLSTSVRRDAKVAVMGASGGIGQPLSMLLKQSPLVTELSLYDVVNTPGVAADLSHMDTKAKVKGYTGPNELKESVKGAQVVIIPAGVPRKPGMTRDDLFNTNASIVRDLVQAIAEVSPKALIAIISNPVNSTVPIACEVLQKAGVYDPKRVFGVTTLDIVRSNAFIAEAKGLDPQKTNVPVIGGHSGITIIPLISQCKPSVSFPEDQVKALTLRIQEAGTEVVKAKAGTGSATLSMAYAGARFGLSLVRALNGEQGVIECAYVRSDVTAAKYFSTPIVLGKGGVEKNLGLGTLNSYEKKLLDEAIPELKKNIQKGEDFINKK